The following are encoded together in the Deinococcus malanensis genome:
- the lon gene encoding endopeptidase La: MPTEHVLPKNVPVCPVRGSVIYPTMVQHIDASRAISINAIEAAMQGEKVILIVSQKDKDVDDPQGSDLYEIGTACNVLRVRKNPDGTVQMLVSAVARVRASNYRRDEHLTADIQPLPVQSGPTVELQALTRELREKFESIAAGGKVSAESVQTIQGKDDAGEMADHIAFNLDFKLEDKQALLETATVTERIRRLLTLLDTEQEVQAVQARIRAQVKEEIDKNQREYYLREQMKVIQKELHGGEDGEDADEAEAFRTKIEALELKPDVKKEIDREVNRLARMHPDAAEASVIRTYLTWVTELPWNARSEDRLDVEEAAQVLDEDHYGLEKVKDRVLEFLAVRRLRKERADRGELSAEDVNKGPILVFTGPPGVGKTSIAQSIARALGRKYVRIALGGARDESDIRGHRRTYIGAMPGRLIQGIRTAGTKNPVILLDEVDKLGTSYQGDPSSALLEVLDPAQNQHFTDHYLGVPFDLSEVMFIATANYPEQIPPALMDRMEVIDFSSYIEQEKLEIAKRYLMPRQLTQNGLKANQISFTDAALEKLISYYTREAGVRNLEREIGTVARKVARRIATGEVKRVKVTDKELDRYLGQARHTPESEGKEDMVGVSTGMFYTPVGGDILFVETSIMPGKGLVLTGQLGDVMKESARAALSYAKSHAERFHIDKERLDNSEIHVHVPAGAIPKEGPSAGGAMATSLISALTGIPARHDVAMTGEMTLTGRYLPIGGLKEKVLGARRAGIKHVIMPKANEPDLRDIPLHLRSSMRFHPCETVDQVLDVALVGGLKALETPREAGVAVPATTSKRKTSRRSGAGGARA; this comes from the coding sequence ATGCCCACCGAACATGTTCTTCCCAAGAATGTTCCCGTTTGCCCGGTCCGTGGCAGCGTGATCTACCCCACGATGGTGCAGCATATTGACGCCAGCCGCGCCATTTCCATCAATGCCATCGAGGCCGCCATGCAGGGCGAGAAGGTCATCCTGATCGTGTCCCAGAAGGACAAGGACGTGGATGATCCGCAGGGCAGTGACCTCTACGAAATTGGAACCGCCTGCAACGTGCTGCGCGTGCGCAAGAATCCCGACGGCACGGTGCAGATGCTGGTCTCGGCAGTGGCCCGGGTGCGTGCGAGCAACTACCGCCGCGACGAGCACCTGACAGCCGACATTCAGCCCCTGCCGGTGCAGAGCGGCCCCACTGTGGAGTTGCAGGCCCTGACCCGCGAATTGCGCGAGAAGTTTGAAAGCATTGCCGCAGGCGGCAAGGTCAGCGCCGAGAGTGTCCAGACCATCCAGGGCAAGGATGACGCCGGCGAGATGGCCGACCACATCGCCTTCAACCTGGATTTCAAGCTGGAAGACAAGCAGGCCCTGCTGGAAACCGCCACCGTTACCGAGCGCATTCGCCGCCTGCTGACGCTGCTGGACACCGAGCAGGAAGTCCAGGCCGTGCAGGCCCGCATCCGCGCCCAGGTGAAAGAAGAGATCGACAAGAACCAGCGCGAGTACTACCTGCGCGAGCAGATGAAGGTCATCCAGAAGGAACTCCACGGCGGCGAGGACGGCGAGGACGCCGACGAGGCAGAAGCCTTCCGCACCAAGATCGAGGCGCTGGAGCTCAAGCCTGACGTGAAAAAGGAGATTGATCGCGAGGTCAACCGCCTGGCCCGCATGCACCCGGACGCTGCCGAGGCGTCGGTGATCCGCACCTACCTCACCTGGGTCACGGAACTGCCCTGGAATGCACGCAGCGAAGATCGTCTGGACGTCGAGGAAGCCGCGCAGGTGCTCGACGAGGATCACTACGGTCTGGAGAAGGTCAAGGACCGCGTGCTGGAATTCCTGGCCGTGCGCCGGCTGCGCAAGGAACGCGCTGATCGCGGTGAGCTGAGCGCCGAGGACGTCAACAAGGGCCCGATTCTGGTGTTCACCGGCCCTCCTGGCGTCGGGAAGACCAGCATCGCGCAGAGCATTGCCCGGGCGCTGGGACGCAAGTACGTGCGTATCGCGCTGGGCGGCGCGCGTGACGAGTCGGACATCCGTGGTCACCGCCGCACCTATATCGGCGCCATGCCCGGCCGCCTGATCCAGGGCATCCGCACTGCCGGCACCAAGAACCCGGTGATTCTGCTCGATGAGGTCGACAAGCTGGGCACCAGCTACCAGGGTGACCCCTCCAGCGCGCTGCTGGAAGTGCTGGACCCGGCGCAGAACCAGCACTTCACCGATCACTACCTGGGCGTGCCGTTTGACCTTAGCGAAGTGATGTTCATTGCGACCGCCAACTACCCCGAGCAGATTCCGCCGGCGCTGATGGACCGCATGGAAGTCATCGACTTCTCCAGCTATATCGAGCAGGAGAAGCTGGAAATCGCCAAGCGTTACCTGATGCCCCGCCAGCTGACCCAGAACGGCCTCAAGGCCAACCAGATCAGCTTTACCGACGCGGCCCTGGAAAAACTGATCAGCTACTACACCCGTGAAGCCGGCGTGCGCAATCTGGAGCGCGAGATCGGCACGGTGGCCCGCAAGGTCGCCCGCCGCATCGCCACCGGAGAGGTCAAGCGCGTCAAGGTCACCGACAAGGAACTCGACCGCTATCTGGGACAGGCCCGTCACACTCCGGAATCCGAAGGCAAGGAAGATATGGTCGGCGTCTCGACCGGGATGTTCTACACGCCCGTCGGCGGAGACATCCTGTTCGTGGAGACCAGCATCATGCCCGGCAAGGGACTGGTCCTGACCGGACAGCTCGGCGATGTAATGAAGGAGTCGGCCCGCGCCGCCCTGAGCTACGCCAAGAGCCACGCCGAACGCTTCCACATCGACAAGGAGCGGCTGGACAACAGCGAGATCCACGTGCATGTCCCCGCCGGAGCCATTCCCAAGGAAGGCCCCAGCGCAGGCGGCGCCATGGCCACCAGCCTGATCAGTGCCCTGACCGGCATCCCGGCCCGTCACGACGTGGCGATGACCGGTGAAATGACCCTGACGGGCCGTTACCTGCCCATCGGTGGCCTGAAGGAAAAGGTTCTGGGTGCGCGGCGTGCGGGGATCAAGCATGTGATCATGCCCAAAGCCAACGAACCCGACCTGCGTGACATCCCGCTGCACCTGCGCAGCTCGATGCGCTTCCACCCCTGCGAGACAGTCGATCAGGTGCTGGACGTGGCCCTCGTGGGCGGCCTGAAGGCGCTGGAAACCCCCCGCGAGGCCGGGGTCGCAGTTCCAGCCACCACAAGCAAGCGCAAGACCAGCCGCCGCAGCGGAGCCGGTGGCGCGCGCGCCTGA
- a CDS encoding YqgE/AlgH family protein → MSAPLTFLVASPHLQGEVFEGTVILLLEHDRKGAMGLIVNAPTPQTVAELMADAPGQTRRAWLGGPVDPTLGWCLYHHPVGLDGEVKLVDDLHLSSSLDVLRAVMASGQEYMLVLGYAGWTAGQLEEEAREGAWIWVEQTTPELLWEVPAPQRWAEALKRLGVTPGTLMPGGAQA, encoded by the coding sequence ATGTCTGCACCGTTGACTTTCCTGGTGGCCAGCCCGCACCTGCAGGGCGAGGTATTCGAGGGGACCGTGATTCTGCTGCTGGAACACGACCGCAAGGGCGCAATGGGCCTGATCGTGAACGCTCCGACCCCTCAGACGGTAGCCGAGCTGATGGCAGACGCGCCCGGCCAGACCCGGCGGGCGTGGCTGGGCGGCCCGGTGGACCCCACCTTGGGCTGGTGCCTGTACCACCACCCGGTGGGTCTGGACGGCGAAGTCAAACTGGTAGATGACCTGCACCTGTCCAGCAGCCTGGATGTCCTGCGCGCCGTGATGGCCAGCGGTCAGGAGTACATGCTGGTGCTGGGGTACGCCGGCTGGACCGCCGGACAGCTTGAGGAGGAGGCGCGCGAAGGTGCCTGGATCTGGGTAGAGCAGACCACCCCTGAACTGCTCTGGGAGGTTCCGGCGCCGCAGCGCTGGGCCGAAGCGTTGAAACGTCTGGGGGTCACTCCTGGCACCCTGATGCCCGGTGGCGCGCAGGCCTGA